A genomic region of Desulfosarcina ovata subsp. ovata contains the following coding sequences:
- a CDS encoding macro domain-containing protein produces MIEYKSGDILKDQSEAIVNTVNCVGVMGRGIALQFKNAFPENFKAYALACKQDKVQPGRMFVYETGQLIPPRYIINFPTKRHWRGKSRMGDIESGLRSLVEVIRRYTIRSVAIPPLGSGLGGLNWQQVKSRIEAAVEPLTDVQVIIYEPKGAPKTEKMEHSREVPKMTAGRAALVELMHRYLNGLLDPMVTLLELHKLMYFMQEAGEPLRLKYQKAIYGPYAENLRHVLHAIEGHLVAGYADGGDAPDKQLKLVPGAIEDATAFLKQHAETRARFDKVAELVEGFESPFGLELLSTVHWVIKKENLRTLFDVEKHAYAWSDRKRQFTPRQIAIAVDVLARKGWIDGIEVQGNA; encoded by the coding sequence ATGATTGAATACAAGAGCGGCGACATTCTCAAAGATCAATCCGAAGCCATTGTTAATACAGTCAACTGTGTCGGCGTGATGGGACGGGGCATTGCGTTGCAGTTTAAAAACGCCTTTCCTGAGAATTTCAAGGCCTATGCGCTGGCCTGCAAGCAGGACAAAGTGCAGCCCGGCCGCATGTTCGTGTATGAGACTGGCCAATTGATTCCTCCCCGCTATATCATCAATTTTCCAACCAAACGCCACTGGCGCGGCAAAAGCCGCATGGGGGACATTGAATCCGGGCTTAGATCTTTGGTGGAAGTCATTCGCCGTTACACTATCCGCTCGGTCGCCATCCCACCGTTGGGTAGCGGTCTGGGCGGGCTGAATTGGCAGCAGGTGAAGTCCCGCATCGAGGCGGCGGTTGAACCGCTCACAGATGTGCAGGTGATCATCTATGAGCCCAAAGGGGCACCGAAAACAGAGAAAATGGAGCACAGCCGGGAGGTACCCAAGATGACAGCTGGCCGGGCCGCCCTTGTGGAATTGATGCACCGTTACCTCAACGGCCTGCTGGATCCCATGGTGACCCTGCTGGAACTTCATAAGCTGATGTATTTTATGCAGGAAGCCGGGGAACCCTTACGGCTCAAATACCAAAAAGCGATTTACGGCCCATATGCCGAAAATCTGCGCCATGTTTTACATGCCATCGAGGGCCATCTTGTTGCAGGCTATGCTGATGGCGGCGATGCACCGGACAAGCAGCTCAAACTGGTGCCGGGTGCCATTGAGGACGCCACAGCTTTTTTGAAACAACACGCGGAAACACGCGCCAGGTTTGACAAGGTGGCTGAACTGGTCGAAGGCTTTGAATCGCCCTTTGGCCTGGAACTGCTTTCTACGGTGCATTGGGTGATCAAAAAGGAAAACTTGCGCACCCTGTTCGACGTTGAGAAACACGCCTATGCTTGGAGTGACCGTAAGCGACAATTCACACCACGCCAAATTGCCATCGCCGTCGATGTGCTGGCACGAAAGGGCTGGATCGACGGGATTGAAGTCCAGGGAAATGCATGA